A window of the Bdellovibrio sp. ZAP7 genome harbors these coding sequences:
- a CDS encoding DUF4105 domain-containing protein yields the protein MLKTPLFKHIIAFSLPLLTGVMAHGFEYRLVTSLPSDQRVAVQNLLKQAEQKLPETLKAALRTVDVRFDQLPSFSALSPNIGVASFQRRDLTINTLMLAEIVKGPQGSTRTTRTHGNMYNEVLATVLHETTHLYDFANVHSDSEKEMIRRCDTKFAKSKEERIQNGPRPYACKYYEKMTTSFSSNPYYLQVAGWTGQSENVMNQRSPDIYELKDKREHFAVNMEYFLMDPQFKCRRPSLYKVLSSQFQHVPFQNVTCETQLGYVIPNSGAMYSQILQINPDRIYQVHYLFAEKGSDISSGWGHSMIRLVMCAPERKTVGPDCLRDVEYSVVLSFRAWVESIQLSMWAGLAGDYSSRLFILPLSQVVDEYPKGQFRSLRSIPLKLTREQIRDLVVRSVETHWGYEGRYKFITANCATETLDLLQSVLQSPAMMNVDIKTPAGLYSVLQKLNLADDSVFRDPKTAKELGYYFESYEERYNNTFKLIKDAGFTPLKVFKEWIKADAAYRQKVIRAIPKSHPEYKKMIASLFVLEFAAQRQIQTYILQDLTGLMAEGKTSAEADKAQQTAKNYMKISELFAKPSSFLPKGRGYGLPLPAEMAAAKELVAVKAKEAIKISEETKKMADQLTDTVLMRQVETSNENIKLLQQLLRSK from the coding sequence CATTAAAGGCGGCTTTAAGGACCGTCGACGTGCGATTCGATCAGCTTCCTTCGTTCAGTGCACTTTCTCCGAATATCGGTGTCGCAAGCTTTCAACGTCGTGATCTGACGATCAATACATTGATGCTGGCGGAAATTGTTAAAGGACCTCAAGGTTCCACGCGCACGACTCGCACTCATGGCAATATGTACAACGAAGTGCTGGCGACAGTCCTACATGAAACGACTCACTTGTATGATTTTGCCAATGTTCACAGTGATTCAGAAAAAGAAATGATCAGACGCTGTGACACCAAGTTTGCAAAATCCAAAGAGGAACGCATTCAAAATGGACCGCGTCCGTATGCCTGCAAATACTACGAAAAGATGACGACTTCTTTCTCTTCGAATCCCTACTATTTGCAAGTCGCGGGTTGGACGGGGCAAAGCGAGAACGTGATGAATCAACGTTCTCCAGATATCTATGAGCTTAAAGATAAACGCGAGCATTTCGCTGTGAACATGGAATACTTCCTGATGGATCCACAGTTTAAATGTCGTCGTCCTTCTTTGTATAAAGTCCTGTCTTCGCAATTCCAACACGTGCCTTTTCAAAATGTGACGTGTGAAACCCAGTTGGGATATGTGATTCCTAATAGTGGTGCGATGTACAGTCAGATTTTGCAGATCAATCCGGATCGCATTTATCAAGTTCACTATCTATTTGCAGAAAAGGGCAGCGACATTTCTTCGGGTTGGGGTCACTCGATGATTCGCTTGGTTATGTGTGCTCCAGAACGCAAAACAGTGGGACCTGATTGCCTTCGTGACGTGGAATATTCCGTGGTTTTGAGTTTCCGTGCCTGGGTTGAATCGATTCAGCTTAGTATGTGGGCGGGACTGGCAGGAGATTATTCTTCCCGTTTGTTCATTTTGCCTTTAAGTCAGGTTGTTGATGAATATCCAAAAGGGCAATTCCGTTCATTGCGCAGTATCCCTTTAAAGCTTACCCGTGAACAAATCCGTGACCTGGTCGTACGCTCTGTTGAAACGCACTGGGGTTACGAAGGCAGATATAAATTTATCACCGCAAACTGTGCGACGGAAACGTTGGATCTGTTGCAATCAGTATTGCAATCGCCAGCCATGATGAATGTGGATATTAAAACTCCAGCAGGATTGTATTCTGTTTTGCAAAAATTGAATCTTGCGGATGATTCTGTATTCAGAGATCCGAAAACTGCTAAAGAATTGGGTTACTATTTTGAATCCTATGAAGAGCGCTATAACAATACGTTCAAATTAATTAAAGACGCGGGATTCACTCCGCTGAAAGTCTTTAAAGAGTGGATCAAAGCCGATGCGGCTTATCGCCAGAAAGTCATTCGTGCCATTCCGAAATCTCACCCTGAGTATAAGAAAATGATTGCTTCACTGTTTGTCTTGGAATTTGCGGCGCAAAGACAGATTCAAACTTATATTTTGCAGGATTTAACCGGCTTGATGGCTGAAGGCAAGACGAGTGCCGAGGCTGACAAAGCCCAGCAGACCGCAAAAAACTATATGAAGATTTCTGAGTTGTTCGCAAAACCGTCATCGTTTTTGCCGAAGGGCAGAGGTTACGGTTTACCGCTTCCGGCGGAAATGGCAGCTGCGAAAGAGCTGGTGGCTGTGAAAGCCAAGGAAGCAATCAAGATTTCTGAAGAAACAAAAAAAATGGCTGATCAACTGACCGACACCGTTCTGATGAGGCAGGTCGAGACCAGCAACGAAAATATTAAATTGTTACAGCAACTGCTTCGCTCGAAGTAG